The genomic stretch TCAAAAAGCCGATAGTCACCTCGGTAGAGAAGTTTGTCTCTTTCTACAGGGCGGAGGAATACCACCAGGATTACTACAAGAAAAACCCGATTCACTACGGCAATTACAAAATAGGTTCGGGAAGGGCGGGCTTTATCGAAAGGACCTGGGGGAAGCAGGATCTTCAGTGAACTGGCAAACCCGCGGGATTTTCCTGAGTAAGCGGCCGGCACACTAAAAAGATTTTATCCTGAACCGATGACCGTTTACTTTCTTGACTCCCGAATAATGTTTCCCGATCCGTCCGAAGCAGAGCCGGGAGGACTTCTGGCGGTCGGAGGGGATCTTTCTCCCGAGAGACTTCTTCTGGCCTACGAAAACGGCATTTTCCCTTGGTATTCCGAGGAAGACCCCATTTTATGGTTCTCTCCCGACCCGAGAATGGTTTTTCTTCCGGAGGACTTCAAGTTCTCAAAAACCCTTTTAAAGACGGTAGCTTCCGGAAAGTTCTCGGTAAGAGCCGATACGGATTTCGCCGCGGTCGTTGAGAACTGCGCGCAGGTCCAGAGGAAAGGGCAGAACGGGACGTGGATTACCGAGGGAATGAAGGCGGCTTACGGGAAACTGCATGAACTGGGTTACGCTCATTCTTTTGAGACCTACCTGGATGGAGAGCTTGTCGGCGGTCTTTACGGAGTGTCTCTCGGCGGCGCGTTTTTCGGAGAATCGATGTTTCACCTCGAAACCGACGCTTCCAAAGTGGCTCTTT from Candidatus Dadabacteria bacterium encodes the following:
- the aat gene encoding leucyl/phenylalanyl-tRNA--protein transferase; its protein translation is MTVYFLDSRIMFPDPSEAEPGGLLAVGGDLSPERLLLAYENGIFPWYSEEDPILWFSPDPRMVFLPEDFKFSKTLLKTVASGKFSVRADTDFAAVVENCAQVQRKGQNGTWITEGMKAAYGKLHELGYAHSFETYLDGELVGGLYGVSLGGAFFGESMFHLETDASKVALFHLARKCWESGFDFIDSQVPTDHMRTLGGREVSRKEFLLVLESSILKKTLRGRWEI